One genomic segment of Flectobacillus major DSM 103 includes these proteins:
- a CDS encoding cellulase family glycosylhydrolase, whose product MKKTYLYLSILLMAMGLVACQKPQKIRQIWSKEEANQWYQKQSWLVGANYIPKTAINQLEMWQADSFDTLNINKELGLAESLGMNTMRVFLHDLLYQQDSVGFLKRMDTFLQIAERHHIKPLFVLFDSCWDPFPLLGKQRSPKPFVHNSGWVQSPGYKTLQDSTQFPRLEQYVKGTVGHFAHDERILGWDVWNEPDNLTGASYEKVELKNKVEIVTRLLADVFVWTRSANPIQPITSGIWAGDWSSDSKLKAIEKLQLEQSDVISFHNYDKAEVLEQKITQLERYGKPLLCTEYMARPNGSTFRSSLPVAQKHHVAMMNWGFVEGKTQTIYPWDSWTKQYTAEPPVWFHDIFRSDGTPYNIEEVNLIRKMLQ is encoded by the coding sequence ATGAAAAAAACGTATCTCTACCTAAGCATCTTATTGATGGCTATGGGCTTAGTAGCTTGCCAAAAACCTCAGAAAATTCGCCAAATATGGTCGAAAGAAGAGGCCAACCAATGGTACCAAAAACAGAGCTGGCTTGTTGGGGCTAATTATATTCCTAAAACAGCCATCAACCAACTAGAAATGTGGCAAGCCGACAGCTTCGATACCCTCAATATCAACAAAGAACTTGGGCTAGCCGAGTCGCTAGGAATGAATACTATGCGTGTATTTTTGCATGATTTACTATATCAACAAGACTCGGTAGGCTTTTTGAAAAGAATGGATACTTTCCTTCAGATTGCCGAACGTCATCATATCAAGCCGCTATTCGTTTTGTTTGACTCATGCTGGGACCCTTTTCCTCTATTGGGCAAACAACGCAGCCCCAAACCGTTTGTACATAATTCGGGATGGGTACAAAGCCCCGGCTACAAAACTTTACAAGATTCTACACAATTTCCACGATTAGAACAATACGTAAAAGGTACTGTTGGGCATTTTGCCCACGACGAACGTATTTTGGGCTGGGATGTCTGGAACGAACCCGATAACCTAACGGGGGCTTCTTATGAAAAAGTAGAATTAAAAAACAAAGTTGAAATTGTAACTCGTTTGTTAGCCGACGTTTTTGTATGGACACGTTCGGCAAATCCTATCCAACCTATCACTTCGGGTATTTGGGCAGGCGACTGGTCGAGCGATAGCAAGTTAAAAGCCATTGAAAAACTGCAATTAGAGCAATCAGATGTTATTTCTTTTCATAATTATGACAAAGCTGAAGTCCTCGAACAAAAAATCACACAGCTTGAACGCTATGGCAAACCATTGTTATGTACAGAATATATGGCTCGCCCCAACGGAAGCACCTTCAGAAGCTCGTTGCCTGTAGCTCAAAAGCACCATGTAGCCATGATGAACTGGGGTTTTGTAGAAGGTAAAACACAAACGATTTATCCTTGGGATAGCTGGACGAAACAATATACAGCCGAGCCACCTGTTTGGTTTCATGACATTTTTAGAAGCGACGGTACACCCTACAATATCGAAGAAGTAAACTTGATTCGTAAAATGCTTCAATAG
- a CDS encoding substrate-binding domain-containing protein gives MKRIFQILISIFVLVWLNACHRKSEPAFTIGFSQCGMDDRWRVEMVESMNRELSFYPESSMILKDARWNNQTQINDIENFIAQKVDLIIVSPNESLILQPVIEKAFQQGIPVIVVDRRIYSSQFTAFVGASNYLVGKNAGEYANILLNGKGHILEIGFGPTSTPSIDRHAGFLHAINQHTGLHIDEYYNRNWSQEQWGAVLKDYLKKKPTSVDLIFLHNDRSANHCYKICKELGLEKKIKIIGVDGSVGEDLGLDLVQKGKINATILYPSGGEEAIQIAMKILKKQPYHKENELFSTVIDAKNVSIMLAQHQKIKEQQEDIKRQVTKIQDLTRIFSFQRNTLYLTLFFLLMVLSLGGVLFYLLREKQKSNLILEQQNHAILAQKNEIERISQLAKQATEDKLRFYSYISHEFRTPLSLILTPTEDILHRKSGDVKETRQAFQLIYKNANRLLRLVDQLLELRKVDAGKMELELQQRDLIAFVKEIVTDFNLKAKTQHIDLQFICPFKTLPFWFDAEKLDKVFFNIISNAFKYTPEGGSIHISLLKNIEKIEILISDNGIGMSKEEKDRAFDLFYRGNQNISLGTGLGLALSREFVCLHQGEIEVDSQKGKGTTFKIILPIINPSPNAEATEKVVEKPYLREVLEPKVVADTETLQLHDNTVVLIEDNQDLNLFLRKKLENSYNTVAVETAEKGWEEILKNIPDLIISDVMLPEMDGFSLTQKIKNDFRTSHIPVILLTAKGQMESQIEGTKAGADAYIAKPFNQQLLEEKIKGLLENRDRMRRRFSSEITNPSQIQKNERKFLVEFELLIEKNIKDSSLSVEKLSKELGMSRVQLFRKISALTNKNVTDYIADFKLLKAKALLKESDKTIAEIAYETGFNNPSYFTTFFKQKTHQTPSEWRNS, from the coding sequence ATGAAAAGAATCTTTCAAATATTAATATCCATATTTGTTTTGGTATGGCTCAACGCTTGTCATCGTAAAAGTGAGCCAGCCTTTACTATCGGGTTTTCGCAATGTGGTATGGACGACCGCTGGCGAGTAGAAATGGTAGAAAGTATGAATCGAGAGTTGAGTTTTTATCCAGAGTCGTCGATGATCCTCAAAGATGCTCGATGGAACAACCAAACACAAATCAATGATATAGAGAATTTTATTGCTCAAAAAGTAGATTTAATAATCGTTTCGCCCAACGAAAGCCTTATATTACAACCTGTTATTGAAAAAGCTTTTCAGCAAGGTATTCCTGTAATAGTAGTAGACAGACGCATCTATTCTAGCCAGTTTACGGCTTTTGTGGGGGCTAGCAATTATTTGGTGGGTAAAAATGCAGGCGAATATGCCAATATATTACTCAATGGAAAAGGGCATATTTTAGAGATTGGCTTTGGCCCCACAAGTACTCCTTCTATTGATAGACACGCAGGGTTTCTGCATGCTATCAACCAACATACTGGCTTACACATTGATGAGTATTATAACAGAAATTGGTCGCAAGAACAGTGGGGGGCTGTACTAAAAGACTACCTGAAAAAGAAGCCAACATCTGTTGATTTAATTTTTCTTCACAACGACCGAAGTGCCAACCACTGCTACAAAATCTGTAAAGAATTAGGACTAGAAAAGAAAATCAAAATTATTGGTGTTGATGGAAGTGTCGGCGAAGACCTTGGACTTGATTTGGTACAAAAAGGTAAAATAAATGCTACCATTTTGTATCCGAGTGGCGGAGAAGAGGCCATCCAAATTGCTATGAAAATTTTGAAAAAACAGCCTTATCATAAAGAAAATGAGCTATTTAGTACCGTAATTGATGCCAAAAATGTCAGTATTATGCTGGCTCAGCACCAAAAAATCAAAGAACAACAAGAAGATATTAAGCGACAAGTCACTAAAATTCAGGACTTAACTCGTATCTTTTCCTTTCAGCGAAATACCCTATACCTTACCCTTTTTTTCTTGTTGATGGTACTTTCTTTAGGAGGCGTATTATTCTATTTATTAAGAGAAAAACAAAAATCAAACCTTATACTAGAACAGCAAAACCACGCTATTCTGGCTCAAAAAAATGAAATAGAACGGATTTCGCAGTTGGCCAAACAAGCCACCGAAGACAAACTTCGTTTTTATTCCTATATCTCACACGAATTTAGGACACCCCTGAGCCTTATTCTAACACCCACCGAAGATATTTTACACCGTAAATCGGGCGATGTCAAAGAAACCCGTCAGGCATTTCAGTTAATTTATAAAAATGCCAATCGGCTGCTTCGACTGGTTGATCAGCTACTAGAACTCAGAAAAGTAGACGCTGGCAAAATGGAATTAGAGCTTCAACAACGTGACTTGATTGCTTTTGTCAAAGAAATCGTTACCGATTTCAACCTAAAAGCTAAAACACAACATATTGATTTACAGTTTATTTGTCCATTCAAAACACTACCTTTTTGGTTTGATGCCGAAAAGCTTGATAAGGTTTTTTTCAATATTATTTCTAATGCCTTCAAATATACCCCCGAAGGAGGTTCTATTCATATTTCATTACTGAAAAATATAGAGAAAATAGAAATTCTCATTTCCGATAATGGTATTGGTATGAGCAAAGAAGAAAAAGACCGAGCCTTTGATTTGTTTTACCGAGGCAACCAAAATATTTCTTTGGGTACGGGTTTAGGCTTGGCTTTATCTCGCGAGTTTGTCTGCCTACATCAAGGAGAAATAGAAGTAGATTCACAGAAAGGAAAAGGCACAACTTTCAAAATCATTTTGCCCATCATTAATCCTAGCCCTAATGCTGAGGCCACCGAAAAGGTTGTTGAAAAACCCTATTTGCGTGAGGTACTAGAACCAAAAGTGGTAGCTGATACCGAAACCCTTCAATTGCACGACAACACCGTTGTTTTGATAGAAGATAACCAAGATTTGAATTTGTTTTTACGGAAAAAACTAGAAAATTCGTACAACACCGTAGCGGTAGAAACAGCCGAAAAAGGCTGGGAAGAAATTCTCAAAAATATTCCCGACCTAATAATCAGCGATGTAATGTTACCAGAAATGGATGGATTTTCGTTAACCCAAAAAATTAAAAATGATTTTCGTACTTCGCATATTCCTGTAATTTTGCTGACCGCCAAAGGCCAGATGGAAAGCCAAATTGAAGGTACAAAAGCAGGAGCGGATGCCTATATTGCTAAGCCTTTTAATCAACAATTATTAGAAGAAAAAATCAAAGGATTACTCGAAAATCGTGACAGAATGCGTCGTCGTTTTTCGAGTGAAATAACCAATCCCAGCCAAATACAAAAAAATGAGCGTAAATTTTTGGTAGAATTTGAATTATTAATTGAAAAAAATATCAAAGATAGCTCTTTGTCTGTCGAAAAACTCAGTAAGGAATTGGGTATGTCGAGGGTACAATTGTTTAGAAAAATATCGGCACTAACCAATAAAAATGTTACCGATTATATAGCCGATTTTAAGCTACTAAAAGCTAAAGCCCTTTTAAAAGAATCCGATAAAACTATTGCAGAAATAGCTTACGAAACTGGTTTTAATAACCCTAGTTACTTCACTACCTTCTTCAAACAAAAGACTCATCAAACGCCTTCTGAGTGGCGAAATTCGTGA
- a CDS encoding glycoside hydrolase family 43 protein, with the protein MFKQPILFIALLLLSYTSIAQQLTNPLLPAGADPYSFFKDGYYYYTHTVGNRLMLWKTQNLADLKAAPSKTIWTPPQGTPYAKNIWAPEIHYIQGKWYMYFAADDGKNENHRMYVIENASPDPMQGEWVFKGKVADKNDKWAIDGDVFEHNKQLYMIWSGWEGDINEQQNIYIAKMSNPWTIASERVKLSGSDFDWEKHGDLHDANNPPHVNVNEGPQFLKHGNKIFIIYSASGCWTDFYALGMLTANASADLMKPTSWKKSPKPVFKQSTENKVFAPGHNSFFKSPNGKEDWILYHANPEAGQGCGGHRSPRAQKFTWDKNGMPNFGTPVSTITKLAVPQ; encoded by the coding sequence ATGTTCAAACAACCGATATTATTTATTGCTCTCTTGCTTTTGAGTTATACCAGTATTGCCCAACAATTAACCAATCCATTATTACCAGCAGGAGCAGACCCTTACAGTTTTTTTAAAGATGGCTATTACTACTATACCCATACTGTTGGCAATAGATTGATGCTATGGAAAACCCAAAATCTAGCTGATTTAAAGGCTGCTCCAAGCAAAACCATCTGGACTCCACCACAAGGAACGCCATACGCTAAGAATATTTGGGCTCCTGAAATACACTATATTCAAGGCAAATGGTATATGTATTTTGCGGCTGACGATGGCAAAAACGAAAACCACAGAATGTATGTCATAGAAAATGCCTCGCCCGACCCTATGCAGGGTGAATGGGTATTCAAAGGGAAAGTTGCTGACAAAAATGATAAATGGGCTATTGATGGTGATGTTTTTGAGCATAACAAACAGCTATATATGATTTGGTCGGGTTGGGAAGGCGACATCAACGAGCAACAAAATATTTATATTGCTAAAATGTCTAATCCTTGGACAATTGCTAGTGAAAGAGTTAAACTCTCAGGGTCGGATTTTGACTGGGAAAAGCATGGCGACTTGCACGATGCCAACAACCCACCACACGTAAATGTCAATGAAGGCCCTCAGTTTTTGAAACATGGCAATAAAATATTCATTATTTACTCAGCAAGTGGCTGCTGGACAGACTTTTACGCTTTAGGAATGCTTACTGCCAATGCTTCGGCAGATTTGATGAAGCCTACCAGTTGGAAAAAATCGCCCAAGCCTGTATTCAAGCAATCTACTGAAAATAAGGTGTTTGCTCCCGGGCATAATTCCTTTTTTAAATCCCCTAATGGTAAAGAAGACTGGATTTTGTACCATGCCAATCCAGAAGCAGGACAAGGCTGTGGGGGGCATCGTTCGCCAAGAGCTCAAAAATTTACTTGGGACAAAAACGGTATGCCTAATTTTGGCACACCTGTTAGTACAATTACAAAATTAGCTGTACCTCAGTAA
- a CDS encoding SusC/RagA family TonB-linked outer membrane protein — protein sequence MRKTLLFMLTCALLATVQVTFAQQRTITGKVVAAETNELLIGANVQITGTSKGATTNSEGTFSLNLPENATSLTVSFVGYTTQEVPIAGQSNIVIALKAGKELSEVVVVGYTSSRKQDLTGSVAVVDMKPLKNISSGNPMQSLQGRVAGLYIEKDGSPNGSNSRILIRGANTLGNNDPLYIIDGIPTTRPEVFQNISPSNIESVQVLKDASAESIYGARASNGVIIVTTKNGGNTNGKIEFQYNSSVSIQSEKSMRLKMLNAVDRGKALWQASINDGQDPAAGYGEIYNFDWNKNFSNPVLNGISVKPFVGGDPNTPVGDTNWQDVMYKTGIVTRNDFTISTGNKTSSIEVNFGQLKNTGMLRFTGYERLSGSINAITRAFDDKLKIGLSLRVANSDETLTARDLGGATTTFLAVTLAPTIPVYQKDGITYAGASGAGYSDRNNPLHMQDLAKWNNANRLSTFGNVFIEVQPIKNLFFKTNIGADDARFLNKVITPTFSEGAFNRTTNSLQFDQNHFLSVTWSNTLRYNWDLSDIHHFKFLVGTEYIKTDLDFQTTKKEGYALQTEDYFTLNAGTGNTTVSGGSTGHRLYSQFARVDYNLSDKYLAALTIRRDGSSRFGADNQYGIFPAASFGWKLDRENFMKDSKVFSELKARVGVGRVGNQQIGDLARFGLFDTRYGTTQAQLGGGFWEQYMNIGTAYSLSGANTGTLPSGFVQTQAANSALKWESTEEINAGVDFAFLNNKIFGSFDYFTRNTTGILITPPVASALGEGQSKAVNGASKSNKGWELVLGYHGDTDNGLKYNVTANFAHFRDKITELPENVRPAYAGNLINTIIGHSQFDIFGYKTNGLFQSQAEVDAAPTQVGAGPGRIRYVDTNNDGKIDDLDRTWLGTTLPALEYGLRIDVSYKKWDLALFGSGVAGRTGFDVYTLFNNLMKGRENVGPGVFNGWTPQNPNTRVPALTLKDNNNEGRTSDYFIVNTSYFKMRNIQLGYTIQPKAVFSRIRVFAMAENLFWLKSSSYQSPDPERIDLDPVPIPKTFTFGINASF from the coding sequence ATGAGAAAAACTTTATTATTCATGCTCACCTGTGCCTTGCTTGCCACTGTGCAAGTAACCTTTGCACAGCAACGAACCATTACAGGCAAGGTTGTAGCTGCCGAAACAAATGAATTACTAATTGGGGCAAACGTACAGATTACTGGTACGTCGAAAGGGGCAACCACCAATTCCGAAGGTACGTTTTCGCTCAATTTACCCGAAAATGCTACTTCATTGACGGTATCTTTTGTAGGATATACTACCCAAGAAGTACCTATAGCAGGACAAAGTAATATTGTAATAGCCCTAAAAGCTGGAAAAGAATTGAGCGAGGTAGTAGTAGTAGGTTATACCTCTTCTCGTAAACAAGATTTGACGGGGTCGGTAGCGGTAGTAGATATGAAACCCCTCAAAAATATTAGTTCGGGCAACCCGATGCAGTCCTTGCAAGGGCGTGTTGCTGGCTTGTACATCGAAAAGGACGGCTCGCCTAATGGCTCAAATAGCCGTATTTTGATTCGTGGAGCTAATACTTTGGGCAACAACGACCCACTCTATATTATCGACGGTATTCCAACTACTCGTCCTGAAGTATTTCAAAATATTAGCCCATCCAATATTGAGTCGGTACAAGTATTGAAAGACGCTTCGGCCGAATCTATTTATGGTGCTCGTGCATCGAATGGGGTAATTATTGTTACCACCAAAAATGGCGGGAATACCAACGGAAAAATAGAATTTCAGTACAATAGCAGTGTGTCGATTCAGTCAGAAAAATCTATGCGTTTGAAAATGCTCAATGCTGTAGACAGGGGAAAAGCCCTTTGGCAAGCATCTATCAACGACGGGCAAGACCCAGCAGCAGGCTATGGCGAAATCTATAATTTTGACTGGAACAAAAACTTTAGCAATCCTGTACTCAATGGTATTTCGGTAAAGCCCTTTGTTGGTGGCGACCCTAACACTCCTGTAGGCGATACCAATTGGCAAGATGTTATGTACAAAACAGGTATTGTAACCCGCAATGATTTTACGATTTCGACAGGTAACAAAACTTCGTCAATTGAGGTAAACTTTGGACAACTCAAAAATACAGGGATGTTGCGTTTTACTGGCTACGAGCGTTTGAGCGGAAGCATCAATGCCATTACACGTGCATTTGACGACAAGCTCAAAATTGGCCTTAGTTTAAGGGTAGCCAATTCTGACGAAACCCTAACCGCTAGAGATTTGGGGGGTGCTACAACAACCTTTTTGGCTGTAACATTAGCTCCAACAATTCCAGTTTACCAAAAAGATGGCATTACGTATGCTGGTGCGTCGGGTGCTGGGTATTCAGACAGAAATAACCCTTTGCACATGCAAGATTTGGCAAAATGGAACAATGCCAATCGCTTGAGTACTTTTGGAAACGTATTTATTGAAGTACAACCTATCAAAAACTTGTTTTTCAAAACCAATATTGGTGCCGACGATGCACGATTTTTAAACAAAGTCATTACACCGACTTTCTCGGAAGGAGCTTTCAACCGTACCACCAACAGCTTACAGTTTGATCAAAACCATTTTTTGAGCGTAACTTGGTCAAATACCCTTCGATATAACTGGGATTTGAGCGATATTCATCACTTTAAGTTTTTGGTAGGAACAGAGTATATAAAAACAGATTTAGATTTTCAAACCACCAAAAAAGAAGGCTACGCTCTTCAAACAGAAGATTATTTTACCCTTAATGCAGGTACAGGTAATACCACTGTTTCGGGTGGTTCTACAGGACACCGCTTGTATTCACAATTTGCTAGGGTTGATTACAACCTTTCTGACAAATATTTGGCGGCTCTTACGATTCGCCGTGATGGTTCGTCAAGATTTGGTGCCGATAACCAATATGGTATATTTCCAGCAGCTTCGTTTGGTTGGAAACTCGACCGAGAAAATTTTATGAAAGACAGCAAAGTGTTCTCTGAATTAAAAGCAAGAGTTGGGGTAGGCCGAGTAGGAAACCAGCAAATTGGTGACTTAGCACGTTTTGGGCTATTCGATACCCGATATGGTACTACACAAGCACAGTTGGGAGGTGGTTTTTGGGAGCAATACATGAATATAGGTACAGCTTATTCACTGTCAGGAGCTAATACAGGTACATTACCGTCGGGTTTTGTACAAACACAAGCTGCCAACTCAGCCCTAAAATGGGAAAGTACCGAAGAAATCAATGCAGGGGTAGACTTTGCTTTTTTGAATAACAAAATCTTTGGTTCATTCGACTACTTTACCCGCAATACCACTGGTATTTTGATTACACCTCCAGTAGCATCGGCACTAGGTGAAGGACAATCAAAAGCCGTAAATGGTGCTTCAAAATCCAATAAAGGTTGGGAATTGGTACTGGGCTATCATGGCGATACTGACAATGGGCTCAAATATAATGTAACAGCCAACTTTGCTCATTTTAGAGACAAAATCACTGAATTGCCAGAAAATGTTCGTCCAGCCTATGCAGGAAACCTCATCAATACCATTATAGGGCATTCGCAATTTGATATTTTTGGTTACAAAACCAATGGCCTTTTCCAATCGCAAGCCGAAGTAGATGCTGCACCCACTCAGGTAGGAGCAGGGCCAGGCCGAATCCGCTATGTTGATACCAACAACGATGGTAAAATAGATGACCTTGATAGAACTTGGTTGGGTACAACCCTTCCTGCTCTTGAGTATGGTTTAAGAATAGATGTGTCGTACAAAAAATGGGACTTGGCCTTATTTGGTTCGGGCGTAGCGGGCAGAACAGGCTTTGATGTATATACCTTGTTCAACAACCTCATGAAAGGTAGAGAAAATGTAGGCCCTGGGGTATTTAATGGATGGACTCCACAAAATCCAAATACAAGAGTACCAGCCCTAACACTAAAAGATAACAACAACGAAGGCCGTACTTCCGACTATTTTATTGTAAATACCTCGTATTTCAAAATGCGTAATATTCAATTAGGCTATACGATTCAGCCAAAGGCGGTATTCTCGCGAATTCGTGTTTTTGCCATGGCCGAAAACTTATTTTGGCTCAAAAGCAGTAGCTACCAAAGCCCCGACCCTGAGCGTATCGATCTAGACCCTGTTCCGATTCCAAAAACTTTTACGTTTGGTATAAACGCATCTTTTTAG
- a CDS encoding RagB/SusD family nutrient uptake outer membrane protein, which yields MKHKIFSLMLVAGLLTLDSCKEALDYTPTGVLSSSDLTSPTAIDGLVTAAYAAIGNGDMIGPIYSNWAYGSVRSDDAYKGGGGTGDVGEVDALEHYNLVTPTMGSFVTRTWQNLFKSISRCNVALRAVNTLSEANFPNKKTRLAELRFLRAHSYFTMKLLYKNIPIFDETATEEEILKVSNTLSNDESWNKIAADFQFAVDNLPVNQAEIGRANKVAAQAYLAKLKLYQAYEQDANHKVININKTRLQEVVNLTQAVISSGKYSLSKDIADNFLPETENGPESIFAIQFTINDGTTAGRLSFEDGLNYPHGAPQYGCCGFHAPSQNLVNAHATDENGLPKFATFNNGNIDLNTATVDPRLDHTVGIDGHPYKYDNTKPFSNSWVRDAGVYGNFHSMRFQQLATSGSYFKLGPFMGTAKNYDILRYDDILLIQAEAYIELGQPEKALPLINQIRKRASESTGRLKKADGTFASKYLVNEYGSTGWTQDFARKALQWERRLEFATEGARFFDLVRWGIAEPTLNAYINVEKTKRTYLATAKFTAGRDEYLPIPQAEITFTNGLYKQNPGY from the coding sequence ATGAAACATAAGATATTTTCACTCATGCTAGTTGCAGGATTATTAACATTAGATTCTTGCAAAGAGGCACTCGATTATACCCCTACAGGTGTATTGTCTTCCTCAGACCTAACTTCACCAACGGCCATTGATGGCCTAGTAACTGCCGCTTATGCAGCCATTGGCAATGGCGATATGATTGGCCCTATTTATAGCAATTGGGCGTATGGAAGTGTTCGCTCGGACGATGCCTACAAAGGCGGTGGCGGTACTGGCGACGTTGGCGAAGTAGATGCCCTTGAGCACTACAACTTAGTAACTCCTACTATGGGCTCGTTTGTAACACGTACTTGGCAAAACCTTTTCAAATCTATTTCAAGATGTAATGTGGCTTTGCGTGCTGTAAATACCCTTTCAGAAGCCAATTTTCCTAATAAGAAAACTCGCTTGGCCGAATTGCGTTTTCTGCGGGCTCATAGTTATTTTACGATGAAGCTTTTGTATAAAAACATTCCTATTTTTGACGAAACAGCCACCGAAGAAGAAATTTTAAAGGTATCAAATACCCTTTCTAATGACGAATCGTGGAATAAAATTGCGGCTGATTTTCAATTTGCAGTAGATAATCTCCCCGTAAATCAGGCCGAAATAGGAAGAGCCAACAAAGTAGCAGCTCAGGCATATTTGGCCAAACTAAAATTGTACCAAGCTTATGAGCAAGATGCCAACCATAAAGTAATCAATATCAACAAAACAAGGTTGCAAGAGGTAGTGAATCTTACTCAGGCCGTTATTTCGTCTGGTAAATATAGTTTGAGCAAAGATATTGCCGATAACTTTTTACCCGAAACAGAAAATGGTCCCGAATCTATTTTTGCTATTCAATTTACTATCAACGATGGTACAACTGCAGGCCGTTTGAGTTTTGAAGATGGCCTCAATTACCCTCATGGTGCCCCTCAATATGGCTGTTGTGGTTTTCATGCCCCAAGCCAAAACTTGGTAAATGCTCATGCTACCGACGAAAATGGCTTACCCAAATTTGCTACTTTCAACAACGGAAACATAGATTTGAATACCGCTACTGTAGACCCACGCCTTGACCACACTGTCGGAATAGACGGCCACCCTTACAAATACGACAACACTAAACCTTTTAGTAATAGCTGGGTGCGTGATGCTGGGGTATATGGCAATTTCCACTCGATGCGCTTTCAACAATTAGCCACAAGTGGTTCGTATTTTAAATTAGGCCCCTTTATGGGAACAGCCAAAAACTACGATATTCTTCGCTATGATGATATTTTGTTGATTCAGGCCGAAGCTTATATAGAACTTGGACAGCCCGAAAAGGCTTTGCCTCTGATTAACCAAATCAGAAAAAGAGCTTCTGAAAGTACAGGTCGATTAAAAAAAGCGGATGGTACTTTTGCCTCGAAATACCTAGTAAATGAATATGGTAGCACAGGCTGGACACAAGACTTTGCCAGAAAGGCTTTACAGTGGGAACGTCGCTTGGAGTTTGCTACAGAAGGAGCTCGTTTCTTTGATTTGGTACGTTGGGGTATTGCCGAGCCAACACTGAATGCCTATATCAATGTCGAAAAAACCAAAAGAACTTACTTGGCAACAGCCAAATTTACGGCAGGTAGAGACGAATATCTGCCTATACCACAAGCAGAAATTACTTTTACCAATGGTTTGTACAAACAAAACCCTGGTTATTAA